The following are encoded in a window of Candidatus Coatesbacteria bacterium genomic DNA:
- a CDS encoding DUF2089 family protein encodes MQTANMQTRMTMPYPMPHRCPVCGHGLNVVEVHCKSCRTTLNGDFAPCEFCSLSVEKRALLKSFVAVGGSIKALEEVLGVSYPTVKKRLGELARELGVADRMPAYDPKKLAEERSGILDQLAAGEIDADEAAAKLAEL; translated from the coding sequence ATGCAAACGGCAAACATGCAAACGAGGATGACAATGCCCTACCCGATGCCCCATCGCTGCCCCGTCTGCGGCCACGGACTCAACGTCGTCGAGGTCCACTGCAAATCCTGCCGCACCACGCTCAACGGCGACTTCGCCCCCTGCGAGTTCTGCAGCCTGTCCGTGGAAAAGCGGGCGCTGCTCAAGAGCTTCGTCGCCGTTGGCGGCAGCATCAAGGCCCTCGAAGAGGTCCTCGGCGTCAGCTACCCCACGGTCAAGAAGCGCCTGGGCGAGCTGGCCCGGGAGCTGGGGGTGGCCGACCGCATGCCGGCCTACGATCCCAAGAAGCTCGCCGAGGAGCGCAGCGGCATCCTCGATCAACTGGCCGCCGGCGAGATCGACGCCGACGAGGCCGCCGCCAAACTGGCCGAACTCTAA